One segment of Candidatus Eremiobacterota bacterium DNA contains the following:
- a CDS encoding zf-HC2 domain-containing protein, with the protein MTCKKPELSEKLVLYVEEQLSAEESGEIARHMEECESCREEAAFLGEHIGLIREGARFPQSRMAPCPDEGLLVDFVENPGGLAAGDRASITSHVEKCGDCQKAVSLLKEVASLGDEEKSPAYKVSLPAPLREAVARLYGPPKQSGIFQRIAAFFAAKPRYSILSALAAVLLLVGVLHVLFNDMMLRKSAEISPLVAPQQTAMVFRNEERGQAPQSSAASKKSSSRHDALKEKEPVEGLIEGEALTKERSLVVSASAGARKQSVSQPAALPDKGKWFYGSAPGQNEPSAGPGAVIANKQQPAPPATMTEEHDKLMSERAKEEKARDEKLDRSSEQCAAGDGYGGPRESGGGGMMGPGGGACGGNRGSGGGRGMTGPGGMGGGMAAPMQGMEGQKPQAPQGAIAGHDRSMARAGEREKLEHELTLRGQAYLDQLCGKNEALISVKVIPAENEEAFAVKKIEVSIRSTEELSRSLREKVARGVAERLSLKRERDTLKIEEHAVTY; encoded by the coding sequence ATGACCTGTAAGAAGCCCGAACTGTCAGAAAAACTGGTGCTTTATGTCGAGGAGCAGCTCTCCGCGGAGGAAAGCGGTGAAATAGCACGCCATATGGAAGAGTGTGAATCCTGCCGCGAGGAGGCGGCTTTTCTTGGCGAGCACATCGGCCTCATCAGAGAGGGAGCCCGCTTCCCGCAGAGCAGGATGGCACCATGTCCTGATGAGGGCCTTCTGGTGGATTTCGTAGAGAATCCCGGGGGGCTTGCGGCAGGCGACAGGGCTTCCATTACCTCTCACGTGGAGAAGTGCGGCGATTGCCAGAAGGCCGTGAGTCTCCTGAAAGAGGTGGCCTCCCTCGGCGATGAAGAGAAAAGCCCGGCTTACAAAGTCTCCCTGCCGGCTCCCCTCAGGGAGGCGGTGGCCAGGCTTTATGGCCCCCCGAAACAAAGCGGGATTTTCCAGCGCATCGCGGCATTTTTTGCCGCAAAACCCCGCTACTCGATTTTATCGGCTCTTGCAGCGGTCCTGCTGCTTGTTGGTGTGCTCCACGTTCTTTTCAATGACATGATGCTCAGGAAATCAGCGGAGATCTCGCCGCTTGTTGCTCCGCAGCAGACCGCCATGGTTTTCCGTAATGAGGAAAGGGGCCAGGCGCCCCAGTCATCGGCGGCTTCAAAAAAGAGCTCTTCCCGTCACGATGCTCTGAAGGAGAAGGAACCCGTGGAGGGCCTCATAGAAGGTGAAGCGCTTACCAAGGAGCGCTCGCTGGTGGTGAGCGCGTCGGCCGGTGCCCGCAAGCAGTCCGTCAGCCAGCCGGCTGCTCTGCCTGATAAGGGCAAGTGGTTTTACGGGTCCGCGCCGGGGCAGAACGAGCCTTCAGCAGGCCCGGGCGCCGTTATTGCCAATAAGCAGCAGCCTGCCCCGCCGGCGACGATGACCGAGGAGCACGACAAGCTTATGTCTGAGAGGGCCAAGGAAGAGAAAGCCCGCGATGAAAAGCTGGACCGGTCCTCTGAACAGTGCGCGGCCGGTGATGGTTATGGAGGCCCCAGAGAGTCAGGCGGCGGCGGCATGATGGGCCCCGGCGGCGGTGCTTGCGGTGGTAACCGTGGCAGCGGCGGTGGGAGAGGAATGACGGGTCCCGGCGGTATGGGAGGAGGCATGGCCGCCCCCATGCAGGGAATGGAGGGACAGAAGCCTCAGGCACCTCAAGGGGCCATTGCAGGACATGACAGGAGCATGGCAAGGGCCGGTGAGCGGGAAAAGCTCGAGCATGAGCTCACCCTCAGGGGCCAGGCATATCTTGATCAGCTCTGCGGAAAGAATGAAGCCCTCATCTCCGTCAAGGTCATTCCTGCCGAGAATGAAGAAGCCTTCGCGGTAAAGAAAATAGAAGTCTCCATCCGCTCCACGGAAGAACTCTCACGCTCCCTCAGGGAAAAGGTGGCCAGAGGCGTGGCTGAGCGCCTCAGCCTCAAGCGCGAGAGAGATACCCTCAAGATAGAGGAGCATGCCGTCACCTACTAG
- a CDS encoding serine/threonine-protein kinase, translating into MGFRVPAPDGKKEKDGLPVMVLMENTVLKGTYRTRYLTTGGMGIIYLAYRDAERYIIKEVEAIDAKKVMSLTQERSMLERLDHPGIVKVFDLFDEDGFCYLVMEYIEGMSLDRKVPIGSDIYLSESVVRDWALQLMDIFEFLHCQKPPVIYRDLKPKNIMLEKTGKIKLIDFGIARTFKEGKTQDTDHMGSMITASPEHYGGAQTDQRSDIYTLGATLHFILTNGKCIDREPFDFPGVKSLNARISDAFDAVVHRALAMNPDERFQSIAEMRFALRRSDPIEDESHDSRAVVVQDTMSLEEAKKVRATHADSQKIEVKFIDTAELLREGDLKRKTVTLLVGVLIGAIVSLLILGIMHWPRAQKIVSWTEARAYYGKEKIVEGIVVKVFLTSNNNIYLHFNMSFEKDFAVIIYQEKYDKFGCRNDPEGYFTNEYKGRHIRVKGTIQPVWLGGKEVPSIFIDEPLQIEKLAP; encoded by the coding sequence ATGGGCTTTCGCGTGCCGGCCCCTGACGGGAAAAAGGAAAAAGACGGCCTCCCCGTGATGGTGCTGATGGAAAATACGGTACTGAAGGGAACGTACCGTACAAGGTATCTTACCACGGGCGGGATGGGAATCATATATCTCGCTTACAGGGATGCTGAGCGCTATATTATCAAAGAAGTGGAAGCCATAGATGCGAAGAAGGTGATGTCCCTCACGCAGGAGAGGTCAATGCTTGAGCGCCTTGACCACCCTGGCATAGTGAAGGTCTTTGACCTTTTCGATGAGGACGGCTTCTGTTATCTGGTGATGGAGTATATCGAGGGGATGAGCCTTGACAGGAAAGTCCCCATCGGCTCCGACATCTATCTCTCGGAGTCAGTGGTGAGGGACTGGGCTCTTCAGCTCATGGACATCTTTGAGTTTCTTCACTGCCAGAAGCCCCCTGTCATTTATCGCGACCTGAAGCCCAAAAACATCATGCTCGAGAAGACCGGGAAGATCAAGCTCATTGATTTCGGCATCGCGAGGACCTTCAAAGAGGGGAAGACCCAGGATACCGATCACATGGGCTCCATGATTACGGCGTCGCCGGAGCACTATGGAGGCGCTCAGACAGATCAGCGCTCAGACATCTACACTCTTGGCGCAACCCTCCATTTCATCCTCACCAACGGGAAGTGCATTGACAGAGAGCCTTTTGACTTTCCCGGGGTGAAATCCCTCAATGCCAGGATTTCGGACGCCTTTGACGCAGTAGTTCACCGCGCGCTCGCCATGAATCCTGACGAGCGCTTCCAGTCCATTGCCGAGATGCGTTTTGCCCTCCGCAGAAGCGATCCTATCGAAGACGAGAGCCATGACAGCAGGGCAGTGGTGGTCCAGGATACCATGTCGCTTGAAGAAGCGAAGAAGGTCAGAGCAACGCATGCCGACTCCCAGAAAATTGAGGTAAAGTTCATTGACACCGCCGAGCTCCTCCGCGAAGGCGACTTGAAGAGGAAAACGGTGACCTTGCTTGTCGGCGTGCTGATTGGAGCCATTGTCTCCCTTCTGATCCTTGGAATCATGCACTGGCCCCGGGCCCAGAAGATTGTGAGCTGGACTGAAGCCCGCGCATATTACGGCAAGGAGAAGATTGTGGAGGGGATCGTTGTGAAGGTCTTTCTCACCTCCAACAACAACATATATCTCCACTTCAACATGAGCTTTGAGAAGGACTTCGCCGTGATCATCTACCAGGAGAAATATGACAAATTCGGCTGCCGCAATGATCCGGAGGGCTATTTCACCAATGAATACAAGGGAAGGCATATAAGGGTGAAAGGCACTATACAGCCTGTGTGGCTGGGAGGCAAGGAAGTCCCCTCAATTTTCATAGATGAGCCCTTGCAGATCGAGAAGCTTGCTCCCTGA
- a CDS encoding alkaline phosphatase family protein: protein MMLPRPMKDIAPTMCRIAGIRLPSGCEGTAIEPVVEEIGRPSSLCLLVIDSLGMALWKRLEAAAPHLTSMASRGLVVLEAEPPPTTAVNLATMATGVQASSHRVKKKEDPLLAETIFDVMQKCALKTALASQREGVLAALFTGKTTWQWCPSSLRDEAVLELVLKEMKARRPDFLWMHFVEVDRAAHRHGPESPECEEALASTDRLLGELTAGLAAFSCALLVAADHGHHGVPEGAQKGIHDGSDPHDMAVPLVWRKAPT from the coding sequence ATGATGCTCCCGCGCCCCATGAAGGATATTGCCCCGACGATGTGCAGGATTGCAGGGATAAGGCTCCCTTCAGGCTGTGAAGGCACTGCCATTGAGCCCGTGGTGGAGGAAATAGGCCGCCCTTCGAGCCTCTGCCTCCTGGTGATTGATTCCCTGGGCATGGCGCTCTGGAAGCGCCTGGAGGCGGCCGCTCCCCATCTGACCTCCATGGCCTCCCGGGGGCTTGTGGTGCTTGAAGCAGAGCCCCCTCCCACCACCGCCGTCAATCTCGCCACCATGGCCACCGGGGTGCAGGCTTCCTCACACCGGGTGAAAAAGAAAGAAGACCCGCTCCTCGCTGAAACAATTTTTGATGTCATGCAGAAATGCGCCCTTAAGACAGCCCTCGCGTCTCAGAGAGAAGGCGTCCTGGCAGCGCTCTTCACGGGGAAGACCACATGGCAGTGGTGCCCTTCATCACTCCGTGATGAAGCGGTTCTTGAGCTTGTATTGAAAGAGATGAAAGCCCGGAGGCCCGATTTCCTCTGGATGCATTTCGTTGAAGTTGACAGGGCCGCCCACCGCCATGGCCCCGAAAGCCCCGAGTGCGAGGAAGCCCTTGCATCGACTGACCGGCTTCTCGGTGAACTGACGGCAGGCCTTGCTGCTTTTTCCTGCGCGCTCCTTGTCGCCGCCGACCATGGCCACCATGGGGTCCCCGAGGGGGCTCAGAAGGGAATTCACGACGGATCGGATCCCCATGACATGGCGGTGCCTCTCGTGTGGAGAAAAGCGCCCACGTAA
- the raiA gene encoding ribosome-associated translation inhibitor RaiA — protein sequence MQLTVKGKNVEVTDALRQYAEKRLAKVLKFSDSILSADITFSTERNWHIVEVMIHTSGYVMRAEGRTGDMYASIDNVESKLEKQIKRQKEKQIRKPRAAGTAGEFEIAKPETPPVVMDEREEFTEESLNEEIQVIRRFNPKPMDVKEAIMEMESLGHGFFVFVNSENSRVNVVYKRPKGYGMVDPVIG from the coding sequence ATGCAGCTCACGGTCAAGGGAAAAAACGTGGAAGTGACTGATGCGCTCAGGCAGTATGCCGAGAAGCGCCTTGCAAAGGTCCTGAAGTTTTCAGATTCCATACTTTCTGCCGATATTACCTTCAGCACCGAGCGTAACTGGCATATTGTAGAGGTTATGATCCACACGAGCGGCTACGTAATGAGAGCCGAAGGGCGCACAGGTGATATGTACGCCTCGATTGACAACGTGGAAAGCAAACTGGAGAAACAGATAAAGCGCCAGAAGGAGAAACAGATAAGAAAGCCCCGTGCCGCAGGGACGGCAGGAGAATTCGAGATTGCCAAGCCTGAAACTCCCCCGGTGGTGATGGATGAAAGGGAAGAGTTCACCGAAGAAAGCCTCAATGAGGAGATTCAGGTCATAAGGAGATTCAATCCCAAGCCCATGGATGTGAAAGAGGCCATAATGGAGATGGAATCCCTCGGTCACGGTTTTTTTGTCTTCGTGAATTCGGAAAATTCAAGGGTAAATGTGGTCTACAAGCGTCCCAAGGGCTATGGCATGGTGGACCCTGTCATAGGGTGA
- a CDS encoding S41 family peptidase, giving the protein MYLFKQVFRQALPMALLAVMLIALCFSPLPAAASHPLPMLVGEKVEKDEKEELLLPSYERYLKDPSKLGFSPDFRLFKTAYMYLKTQYVVAVEDAVLQKSCEKEVNRLLKTAKAAPSTSFKVTSFNSLEKEIEKFSPPMNNDLLWYAAIQGILLGLNDPYTIIMTPKEYTTLMEQMQSVSFGGIGIYVELDKEHNNALTVFEPIEGTPAFKAGLQSQDAIVFVDGVSTKGMALDMAVSKMRGPIGTTVVLTIKRPGVKQLLKFSLQRENIKIHSVSCKVLQGKYGYIRIRTFGEDTGDEFAKALNKLEEKKVKGLIVDLRNNGGGYIDAAVKVCSKFVEPGGVVVSVMGRTGAKNAYRSDGSQRVSLPLLVLVNKFSASASEITAGAIQDDGLGILMGTKTYGKGSVQQILPIPGGGAFKITTAHYYTPKGRNIDKKGIAPDVTVTMEPKQVGRKDDTQLRSAVLYLDKKQGQNL; this is encoded by the coding sequence ATGTATTTATTCAAGCAGGTTTTCCGACAGGCTCTCCCGATGGCACTTCTGGCAGTGATGCTTATTGCCTTGTGCTTCTCTCCCCTCCCGGCGGCGGCTTCTCATCCCCTGCCGATGCTGGTGGGTGAGAAAGTGGAGAAGGATGAAAAAGAGGAACTGCTCCTTCCCTCCTATGAGCGGTATCTCAAGGATCCCTCGAAGCTCGGTTTTTCTCCCGATTTCAGGCTCTTCAAGACGGCATATATGTATCTCAAGACTCAGTATGTCGTGGCCGTTGAAGACGCCGTGCTCCAGAAGAGCTGCGAAAAAGAGGTGAACAGGCTTTTAAAGACTGCAAAGGCAGCTCCCTCCACATCTTTCAAGGTGACAAGCTTCAATTCACTTGAGAAGGAGATAGAGAAGTTCAGCCCCCCGATGAACAATGACCTGCTCTGGTATGCCGCCATCCAGGGAATCCTTCTTGGCCTCAACGACCCTTACACCATTATCATGACTCCCAAGGAATATACCACGCTTATGGAGCAGATGCAGTCTGTCTCGTTCGGCGGAATAGGCATCTATGTCGAGCTCGACAAGGAGCACAACAACGCTCTCACGGTATTTGAGCCCATTGAGGGGACGCCGGCCTTCAAGGCAGGCCTTCAGTCCCAGGATGCCATTGTTTTTGTCGACGGCGTGAGCACAAAGGGCATGGCACTTGACATGGCGGTGAGCAAAATGCGGGGACCTATCGGCACGACCGTGGTGCTCACCATCAAGAGGCCGGGAGTGAAGCAGCTTCTGAAATTCTCCCTCCAGAGGGAAAATATCAAGATCCACTCCGTCTCTTGCAAGGTGCTCCAGGGAAAATACGGCTATATCAGGATCAGGACCTTCGGCGAGGACACGGGAGATGAGTTTGCCAAAGCCCTCAACAAGCTTGAGGAGAAAAAGGTGAAAGGCCTTATCGTGGACCTGCGCAATAACGGGGGAGGCTATATTGACGCGGCGGTGAAGGTGTGCAGCAAGTTTGTCGAGCCGGGAGGAGTAGTGGTCTCCGTGATGGGAAGGACCGGGGCGAAGAACGCCTACCGCTCTGACGGCTCACAGCGCGTTTCCCTGCCGCTTCTGGTCCTGGTCAACAAATTCTCTGCGAGCGCCTCGGAGATAACGGCGGGAGCCATCCAGGATGACGGCCTGGGCATTCTCATGGGCACCAAGACTTACGGAAAGGGATCGGTGCAGCAGATTCTCCCAATTCCGGGCGGCGGCGCCTTCAAGATCACGACGGCTCATTACTATACTCCCAAGGGGCGCAATATTGACAAAAAGGGTATCGCCCCCGACGTGACCGTCACGATGGAGCCCAAGCAGGTGGGAAGAAAGGATGACACCCAGCTCCGGAGCGCAGTGCTCTATCTGGATAAAAAGCAGGGACAGAACCTTTGA